A genomic region of Mesobacillus jeotgali contains the following coding sequences:
- a CDS encoding sigma 54-interacting transcriptional regulator, whose protein sequence is MKKQLILLAGTKETRLALEDQLESILGNYVSIQSYSSEETLPDRISDKIVIYSSYLIEEEVEHVIGENCEVIIANRTINHQYIDRLFSLPAGTSVLYVNDFPESVNDSIHTLKALGIDHLQYHPYFPGIKYPQEINIAVTPGEMELIPDSITTKINLGVRLIDIHTIMKIVDRLGLPEALGIHVADRYTRRIIELSQKLSFLKEEEAKLNQYLKHVVDGVNDGIMALDSKGSITVFNDVLEKITGVPKERALNRKVNDIFHNPDLLHFLLKEIDAEVPYPFLVRQTNVMVHRMPITQEETVVVTFKNMDETIEMEKAVRLELQKKGYVAKHTFENILGKSKAIKETKKIARKLARTHLPILIQGESGTGKELFAGAMHMVSSRKDAPYLAINCNALPEDLLESELFGYEEGSFTGARKGGKKGVFEQADGGTLFLDEIGDISMKLQARLLRVLQEQEIRRIGGTRNIPVDVRIIAATNKNLKEMIERGEFREDLYHRLKVLSLSLPPLRERKEDIPLLVQHFIYESHKPKAKIEHEAITKLTGMPWKGNIRELKNTLLYMLAVSEGEIISTEDLPVDQKEKRPLPETDLTGYKKAEEYRTLLQFIKELNLAGKSSGRPQLSLMMSNTSNPLSEQQIRLRLKELEQQGFVVVRRGRSGTMITEKGLEALEHQHHNSFSI, encoded by the coding sequence ATGAAAAAACAGCTTATTCTTTTAGCAGGAACAAAGGAAACAAGGTTGGCCCTGGAAGACCAACTAGAAAGTATACTAGGGAATTATGTATCAATCCAAAGCTATTCGTCCGAGGAAACCTTGCCGGATAGGATTTCTGATAAGATCGTTATCTATTCATCCTACCTGATTGAGGAAGAAGTTGAACATGTCATTGGCGAAAACTGTGAGGTCATTATCGCCAACAGGACCATCAACCACCAGTATATCGACAGGCTGTTCAGCCTTCCCGCCGGCACCAGTGTCCTCTATGTTAATGACTTTCCTGAAAGTGTCAATGACTCCATTCACACCTTAAAAGCGCTTGGAATAGATCACTTACAATACCATCCCTACTTTCCAGGCATAAAATACCCCCAAGAAATCAATATTGCCGTCACCCCCGGGGAAATGGAGCTGATTCCAGATTCAATCACGACAAAAATCAACCTCGGCGTCAGGCTGATCGATATTCATACGATCATGAAAATCGTTGACCGGCTTGGCCTGCCTGAGGCGCTCGGAATTCATGTCGCTGACAGGTATACGAGAAGGATCATTGAATTAAGCCAGAAACTATCTTTTCTGAAAGAGGAAGAAGCCAAGTTAAACCAGTACCTGAAACATGTAGTAGATGGCGTGAATGACGGTATCATGGCACTTGATTCCAAAGGCAGCATCACGGTTTTTAATGATGTTCTGGAAAAAATCACGGGCGTACCGAAAGAAAGAGCCCTGAACAGGAAGGTAAATGACATTTTCCATAATCCCGATCTTCTGCATTTCTTGTTGAAAGAAATTGATGCTGAGGTACCTTATCCATTTCTGGTAAGGCAAACGAATGTCATGGTCCACCGCATGCCAATTACACAGGAAGAAACAGTTGTTGTCACATTCAAAAACATGGACGAGACGATTGAAATGGAGAAAGCAGTCAGGCTCGAGCTCCAAAAGAAAGGATATGTTGCGAAGCATACTTTCGAAAACATCCTCGGCAAAAGCAAAGCAATCAAAGAGACGAAGAAAATCGCCCGGAAGCTGGCAAGGACCCACCTGCCAATCCTGATCCAGGGGGAAAGCGGAACTGGGAAAGAGCTTTTCGCAGGTGCCATGCATATGGTATCAAGCCGGAAGGACGCTCCATACCTGGCAATAAACTGCAACGCACTGCCAGAAGATCTGTTGGAGAGTGAATTGTTCGGTTACGAAGAAGGCTCTTTTACAGGCGCAAGAAAAGGGGGCAAAAAAGGAGTGTTCGAACAGGCAGACGGCGGCACACTGTTCCTCGACGAAATCGGTGACATCAGCATGAAGCTTCAGGCAAGGCTTTTGCGTGTGTTACAAGAACAGGAGATTCGCCGGATTGGCGGCACCAGGAACATCCCCGTCGATGTGCGGATCATCGCGGCCACGAACAAGAATCTCAAGGAAATGATTGAAAGAGGCGAGTTTCGCGAGGATCTATACCACCGCTTGAAGGTTCTTTCCCTGAGCTTGCCCCCTCTCAGGGAGCGCAAGGAAGACATTCCACTATTGGTACAGCATTTTATCTATGAAAGCCATAAGCCAAAAGCAAAAATCGAACATGAGGCCATAACCAAATTGACAGGAATGCCCTGGAAGGGAAATATCCGTGAGCTAAAAAACACTTTGCTGTACATGCTTGCTGTTTCGGAAGGCGAAATCATTAGCACTGAAGATCTCCCAGTCGACCAGAAGGAAAAAAGGCCTCTTCCTGAAACGGACCTGACTGGTTATAAAAAGGCTGAAGAGTACAGAACCCTTCTTCAATTCATAAAAGAATTGAACTTGGCAGGAAAAAGCTCCGGCAGGCCTCAGCTTAGTCTCATGATGTCAAATACCAGCAACCCGCTTAGCGAACAGCAAATACGCCTGCGTTTAAAAGAACTAGAACAACAAGGCTTTGTCGTCGTCCGACGAGGCAGGAGCGGAACGATGATCACCGAAAAAGGATTGGAAGCTTTGGAACATCAGCATCACAACAGTTTTAGCATATAA
- a CDS encoding sodium-dependent transporter, whose product MEKEQWSSKIGFILAAAGSAIGIGAIWKLPYVTGVSGGGAFFLMFILFSLFIGLPLLLAEFVIGRSTGKEAIRAYIEIAPKSKWYLIGILGVVTSFVLLSFYSVVGGWISLYFVKGLAGGVIEEGADYGGLFGQTISSAWSVLAAQAAFLLITILVVAKGVQSGIEKASKILMPALFLLFIILIIRSLTLENALAGVKFFLAPDFSSITSENVLFAMGQSFFSLSVGVSVMVTYSSYLPKKGSIVQPALSVVGMNLFIALLAGLAIFPAVFSLGFEPAEGPGLLFVVLPAVFEKMVFGELFLLLFLALFLFATLTSAFSMLEIVVATLAKGNQKKRTRFAWIAGGLIFLLGIPSALSFGTISEATFFGKNIFDTADFLVSNILMPLGVLLISIFVPLKIKKEVLRQELLQHSKGGSLLFNLWYNVMKFVVPVVIIIVFLDSLGVLK is encoded by the coding sequence ATGGAGAAAGAACAATGGTCATCAAAAATCGGGTTCATACTGGCCGCAGCAGGGTCAGCGATAGGCATCGGAGCAATCTGGAAGCTGCCGTATGTAACGGGGGTAAGCGGCGGAGGGGCATTTTTCCTGATGTTTATCTTATTTTCATTATTCATCGGGTTGCCATTATTGCTTGCGGAGTTTGTCATCGGCCGCAGCACAGGGAAGGAAGCGATCCGTGCCTACATTGAAATCGCGCCGAAAAGCAAATGGTATTTGATTGGGATACTTGGTGTTGTCACCAGCTTTGTGCTGCTAAGCTTTTACAGTGTTGTCGGCGGCTGGATCAGCCTTTATTTTGTAAAAGGGCTGGCTGGCGGAGTGATTGAAGAAGGAGCTGATTATGGAGGCTTGTTCGGACAGACAATCAGCAGTGCATGGAGCGTGCTCGCTGCTCAAGCTGCCTTCTTATTGATCACGATTTTGGTCGTTGCCAAAGGAGTCCAATCCGGGATCGAAAAAGCGAGCAAAATCCTGATGCCGGCATTATTCCTGCTTTTCATCATCCTGATCATCCGATCCCTTACGCTCGAAAACGCACTTGCTGGCGTAAAGTTTTTCCTTGCGCCTGATTTTTCTAGTATTACATCGGAAAACGTGCTGTTTGCAATGGGGCAATCCTTCTTCTCCCTGAGTGTCGGCGTATCCGTGATGGTGACATACAGTTCATACCTCCCGAAAAAGGGCAGCATCGTACAGCCTGCCCTGTCGGTTGTCGGGATGAATCTTTTTATCGCACTGCTTGCCGGTCTGGCGATCTTCCCAGCTGTTTTCTCGCTTGGATTTGAACCGGCAGAAGGACCGGGACTGCTATTCGTCGTCCTTCCAGCAGTCTTTGAAAAAATGGTATTCGGCGAACTGTTCCTGCTTCTTTTCCTGGCATTGTTCCTGTTCGCAACACTGACTTCAGCCTTCTCGATGCTTGAAATTGTCGTTGCCACACTTGCAAAAGGCAATCAGAAAAAGCGGACCCGATTCGCATGGATAGCCGGGGGTTTAATTTTCCTGCTTGGCATCCCTTCTGCCCTATCATTCGGAACCATCTCGGAAGCAACTTTTTTCGGTAAAAACATCTTTGACACAGCTGATTTCCTTGTAAGCAACATCCTGATGCCGCTTGGAGTATTGCTGATTTCGATATTCGTCCCACTTAAAATCAAAAAGGAAGTACTGCGCCAGGAGCTGCTGCAGCACTCAAAAGGCGGAAGCCTGCTCTTCAACCTCTGGTACAATGTGATGAAATTTGTCGTGCCTGTGGTGATCATCATAGTATTCCTTGATTCATTGGGAGTTTTAAAATAG
- a CDS encoding spore germination protein produces MFFKKKKGEVDNSINQKNLDDKELIPIDKADFIYKMKERLHDSADLNIKELQNGFTLIFLDTLTDKKMLNGDVLARLEDAQASPNEALKHITVSSTSKHKYVEDGVDSILKGAVLVHSSGHPVIISAMVGTQENRSLTRPENESQVLGPQIAFNESLATNISLIRRFLTNPNLCNESFTLGKQTNSAISLLYLKGIADDDMIDRMRERIRSIKIDGVLDSSILVQLIEDNSFAIFPQMLMTERPDRACAWLLNGKMVVLVDGSVQVIGAPQTFIEFFQSMEDESVRWQIATFLRVLRVFSMVVSIFFTAIYVAALTFHYEIIPQTLLIPLGESRSRVPFPPIIEALLLEVMIELLREAGARLPTKVGQTMGIVGGIVVGTAAVEAGFTSNILIIIIAVSALASFTTPNYMMGNVIRVLRFPLIIMAGFWGFYGLMVGFCFLLIHLLRLSSLGTPFLAPFYPPRFHDWRDSIIRLPIGWTNKRPLQTRPLNRLKYEERKTKE; encoded by the coding sequence ATGTTCTTCAAGAAAAAGAAAGGCGAAGTCGACAACAGCATAAATCAAAAAAACCTCGACGACAAGGAATTAATACCAATAGATAAGGCCGATTTCATCTACAAAATGAAGGAGCGCCTTCACGATAGCGCGGATTTAAATATCAAGGAACTCCAAAATGGCTTTACACTGATTTTCTTAGATACTTTGACGGATAAGAAGATGCTGAATGGAGATGTCCTCGCTCGTCTCGAAGATGCGCAAGCCTCCCCTAACGAAGCACTTAAGCATATTACAGTCTCCAGTACTTCAAAACATAAATATGTCGAAGACGGGGTTGATTCGATTTTAAAAGGAGCGGTGTTGGTCCATTCGTCAGGCCACCCCGTCATAATTAGTGCAATGGTCGGTACCCAGGAAAACCGGTCATTGACCCGACCTGAAAATGAATCTCAGGTTCTAGGGCCGCAAATCGCCTTTAACGAGAGCCTTGCAACCAATATATCTCTGATCCGTCGCTTTCTCACCAACCCAAATCTATGCAATGAAAGCTTCACTTTAGGAAAACAAACGAATTCAGCCATTTCCCTGCTCTACTTAAAAGGGATTGCGGATGATGACATGATCGACCGCATGCGCGAGCGAATCCGCTCAATCAAAATTGATGGTGTGCTTGACAGCTCTATATTAGTACAGCTCATTGAAGACAATTCATTTGCCATCTTTCCGCAAATGCTGATGACTGAAAGACCGGATCGTGCCTGCGCCTGGCTTTTGAATGGGAAAATGGTGGTCCTTGTTGATGGCAGTGTCCAGGTAATCGGAGCACCGCAAACCTTCATTGAATTTTTTCAGAGTATGGAGGATGAAAGCGTCAGATGGCAAATCGCCACCTTTCTCAGAGTCTTGAGGGTGTTCTCGATGGTTGTGTCAATTTTTTTCACAGCGATCTATGTGGCAGCTCTGACTTTTCATTACGAGATCATCCCGCAAACACTATTGATTCCTCTTGGGGAGTCAAGATCACGCGTACCTTTCCCGCCTATTATCGAAGCTTTATTGCTGGAAGTAATGATTGAGCTCTTACGGGAAGCCGGAGCCCGGCTGCCAACGAAGGTTGGCCAGACGATGGGTATCGTTGGCGGTATTGTCGTCGGAACAGCTGCAGTAGAAGCGGGATTCACAAGCAACATCCTGATCATCATCATCGCCGTAAGCGCACTCGCTTCGTTCACGACGCCAAACTATATGATGGGCAATGTCATCAGGGTCCTGCGGTTTCCTTTAATCATTATGGCAGGATTTTGGGGATTTTACGGTTTGATGGTTGGCTTTTGCTTCCTGCTGATCCATCTGCTCCGCCTATCCAGTCTGGGGACACCGTTTTTGGCTCCCTTTTACCCGCCGAGATTTCATGATTGGCGCGACAGTATCATTCGTCTCCCTATTGGATGGACCAACAAGCGTCCGTTGCAGACAAGGCCATTGAACAGATTGAAGTACGAGGAACGAAAAACCAAAGAATAA
- a CDS encoding GerAB/ArcD/ProY family transporter, which translates to MKVHIEPRPQNMVNTFLLIFVVHSMQLGVGIQGFQRIIYMEARHDAWISVIISGVATAIIGFIMVKTLSAYENTDLYGIQYDVLGKWIGTLVNILFVLYFLGGFHMIVRNYIEVLQAWVFPEIPNWLLALTLVYLVYYGLNGGLRTVVGVSFFSVTLSLWLILLLAYPFQFANWDYLFPMFEASVTEMLIGAKQMTFTVIGFEIIYVIYPFLKEKDRVHKYMQYGLGFTTILYLAVMVVSLAYFSGGQLERTIWGTLSLFKIVRFPFIERFEYVAITFWVLLILPNLMLYMWAATRGISRIFNKKEQKVSWILLTFILLTLLYPLTRVQINMLNDYFARGAFYIVFVYPLLLFGAVLIKNKLFRKKDEANAQKNE; encoded by the coding sequence ATGAAAGTTCACATCGAGCCTAGGCCCCAAAACATGGTCAATACTTTCCTGCTCATCTTCGTGGTCCATTCTATGCAGCTTGGTGTTGGCATACAGGGCTTCCAGCGGATCATTTACATGGAAGCGAGACATGATGCTTGGATTTCCGTGATTATCAGCGGGGTTGCCACTGCAATCATTGGGTTCATTATGGTGAAAACATTAAGTGCATACGAGAATACAGATTTATATGGCATCCAATATGATGTCCTGGGAAAATGGATAGGAACCCTGGTTAATATTCTGTTTGTTCTCTATTTTCTTGGTGGCTTCCACATGATTGTCCGGAATTATATTGAAGTTCTACAGGCATGGGTTTTCCCCGAAATCCCAAACTGGCTGCTGGCTCTGACTCTCGTTTACCTTGTTTACTATGGTTTAAATGGCGGGCTGCGAACAGTTGTGGGTGTCAGCTTTTTTAGCGTTACCCTTTCTTTGTGGCTGATCCTGCTGCTCGCCTACCCCTTCCAGTTTGCCAATTGGGATTACTTATTTCCGATGTTCGAAGCGAGCGTAACTGAAATGCTTATAGGGGCAAAGCAAATGACCTTCACCGTCATCGGCTTTGAAATCATTTACGTAATCTATCCTTTTTTAAAAGAAAAAGACCGGGTCCATAAATATATGCAATATGGGCTTGGTTTCACAACAATACTTTATCTCGCAGTAATGGTTGTCTCCCTTGCTTATTTCAGCGGAGGACAGCTTGAGAGGACAATTTGGGGTACGTTATCCCTTTTTAAAATTGTTCGTTTCCCATTTATTGAAAGATTTGAGTATGTGGCAATAACTTTTTGGGTCCTGCTGATCCTGCCAAATCTGATGCTCTATATGTGGGCAGCTACCCGGGGAATTTCACGGATTTTTAATAAAAAAGAGCAGAAAGTCAGCTGGATTCTCCTTACATTTATATTATTAACCCTCCTTTACCCGCTCACAAGGGTGCAGATTAATATGTTGAATGACTATTTCGCTAGAGGAGCTTTCTATATTGTTTTTGTCTATCCATTACTTCTATTCGGTGCTGTACTGATTAAAAATAAACTTTTCCGAAAAAAGGATGAGGCCAATGCGCAAAAAAATGAATAA
- a CDS encoding Ger(x)C family spore germination protein produces the protein MRKKMNKLIIVILVLILSGCAEQKTLEKMGLLTTVGYDFTEDKQILATMVLLQIDPEAAQSSVILSAKSATSKGARNEADLKSPKKLQSGQLRVALFSEEVVRTGFINLADTLARDPSISDLTYLAVVEGSTNKLLNQKNEQFSDISQLIYKELDQNIKGEKIPSSTLQEVLHDFYAPGIDPILPTLKSNKGIVKITGMALIKNDKMVGKINAKEAFYLKLINDRYKAGAIELVIDKQDFDLEETPEGPDKLAVVLDTIHSKSEINLLSKENPQFELKVKLKTRLLEINQALDLKNPAELKKLEKKLNEKITADIEHLIKKARKSGADPFGFGEIYRKSVRHANLTTEKWHGMYPDSKVDVKIEFEVMRTGVVE, from the coding sequence ATGCGCAAAAAAATGAATAAGCTCATAATTGTCATTCTCGTGCTCATCCTTTCTGGCTGTGCAGAACAGAAAACACTGGAGAAGATGGGTTTGCTCACAACGGTGGGTTATGATTTCACAGAGGATAAGCAGATTCTTGCGACAATGGTGCTTCTCCAAATCGACCCGGAGGCCGCTCAAAGTTCCGTCATCCTGTCCGCGAAGTCGGCAACAAGTAAAGGAGCGAGAAATGAGGCCGATTTAAAAAGTCCTAAAAAATTGCAGTCCGGACAGCTGCGGGTAGCGCTTTTCAGTGAAGAAGTTGTCCGTACGGGCTTCATCAATCTGGCTGATACACTTGCACGTGACCCCTCGATCAGTGATCTCACCTATCTGGCGGTAGTCGAGGGAAGTACAAACAAGCTCCTTAACCAAAAGAACGAACAATTTTCAGATATCAGCCAGCTCATATATAAGGAACTGGATCAAAACATAAAGGGTGAAAAAATCCCATCTTCAACCTTGCAGGAAGTATTGCATGATTTTTACGCACCAGGTATCGACCCAATTTTACCCACTTTAAAAAGTAATAAAGGCATAGTTAAAATTACCGGCATGGCTTTGATAAAGAATGATAAGATGGTCGGCAAAATCAATGCAAAAGAAGCTTTTTATCTAAAGCTGATCAATGATCGCTACAAGGCAGGAGCAATAGAACTGGTAATCGACAAGCAAGATTTTGATTTGGAAGAGACTCCTGAAGGTCCTGACAAGCTGGCTGTGGTTCTTGATACCATCCACAGCAAAAGTGAGATCAACCTGCTCAGCAAGGAAAATCCCCAATTCGAACTGAAGGTCAAATTAAAAACGCGCCTGCTTGAAATCAACCAGGCATTAGACTTAAAAAACCCCGCAGAGCTTAAGAAACTAGAAAAAAAGCTTAATGAGAAAATCACCGCAGATATTGAGCATTTAATCAAAAAAGCACGGAAGTCAGGGGCCGACCCATTTGGATTCGGTGAGATCTATCGAAAAAGTGTCAGACATGCCAACCTGACCACTGAAAAATGGCATGGCATGTACCCGGACAGTAAAGTCGATGTGAAGATTGAATTTGAGGTTATGCGGACTGGTGTGGTTGAGTAA
- a CDS encoding Ig-like domain-containing protein — protein sequence MGAYRNIFSLLLVLSLVLGSVYPYANNVVEAVNYTRVTEIPDKRTENTWTFRNTNLSETIDVFPLPVFEKDSSGRFVQKDMNGQNGPLTFVSSSQGDANFSNDLLLKLGSDEEGSYRTYLDFGSSLPNLENKLIVDAKLQLVEYGNTKQPGYYDPAHRDGTFAVHNILENWDANTITWNTQPTISEQPVAVETDMKLVDSARFAWDITKLVQEWYKDPSASHGIALKANDENLHGTLRSFVKIDQKISYIPVLQITYNNPDLYPSGRGYNFGENSGKGRIDLQWYSVSGAKGYKVLIFNGKEYEEIDVGNQTTWTSLGKKIWPTEEQIHQGEYKLRLDGSGGDFTDKPAEVYANAGSTDRNPFVYYFKIQAYNDNGSILTNEVGVGIPDGTAPSEPENLQVKELASDFMISWNASVDDRSEISSYQVTLESLNGYGYITRSTSNTEIKIDEENLVYGGRYKISIRAVDANGNKSAAAMIQAEPRSLRASQIHGYTIPSYPLEVTSTPSLKLTVENTGYDDWTADKGYEVRVEGISVYELLGAPLDVKSGEVKELEVKLMGPLTIGETPIKLGIFHRDHGWVGSTVNRSMTFMDTTAPELILESPVNYDTLYGDVLIKGIISDYQVEEYTISYGASSDPLEWKVLENVSNQDGTFSFNWDTRGIRGGEYSLKVDAVDSTGNEKSIKRKVYINLPPMTPLVSQVTDKATTVSGTAKAGTNIKVLKGGALLGSASTGTNGVFSVKIPVAQSAGTVLQVTSTDDYGNVSLPRSVTVIDKTPPPAPKVNSVGDNMTTVTGSGEKSATIKVWKGSSVIGSSAVKADGTYVVSIAKQPAGMTLLVTATDKALNVSATTKITVVDKTPPVAPKVNVLGNNSTTVTGTAEKYAVIKIKKGSTVIATATVKADGKFSAAISKQNAGTVLSVTATDKAGNVSSTIKTTVLDKIAPAVPTVNTVYYYHTSVKGKAEAYSYITVKKGSTVIGTVKANSKGYFTVKIKKQKRGTKLYVTAKDKAGNNSKARIVTIK from the coding sequence ATGGGAGCGTATCGCAACATTTTTTCGCTTTTGCTTGTTCTTTCTTTAGTTTTAGGCAGTGTTTATCCTTATGCTAATAATGTTGTGGAAGCAGTGAACTACACTAGAGTTACAGAAATACCGGATAAACGTACAGAAAACACTTGGACATTCCGGAATACCAATCTTTCAGAGACGATTGATGTATTTCCTCTTCCTGTTTTTGAGAAAGATTCATCAGGAAGATTCGTACAGAAGGACATGAATGGTCAAAACGGTCCGTTAACTTTTGTATCTTCGTCACAGGGTGATGCTAATTTTTCTAATGATCTTCTTTTGAAGTTGGGTTCAGATGAAGAAGGAAGTTATCGTACATATCTTGATTTTGGAAGCAGCTTGCCCAACCTTGAAAATAAACTGATTGTCGATGCCAAGCTGCAGCTGGTTGAGTATGGGAACACAAAACAACCAGGTTATTATGACCCGGCACACAGGGATGGAACGTTTGCCGTACACAATATATTGGAAAACTGGGACGCAAATACTATCACTTGGAATACTCAGCCAACGATTAGTGAACAACCTGTCGCTGTCGAGACGGATATGAAGTTAGTGGACAGTGCAAGGTTTGCATGGGATATCACTAAGTTAGTCCAAGAGTGGTACAAAGACCCATCAGCATCTCATGGAATTGCATTAAAGGCGAATGATGAAAACCTTCATGGAACTTTACGCTCCTTCGTGAAAATAGATCAAAAAATTAGTTATATTCCTGTTCTTCAGATTACCTATAATAATCCAGATTTGTACCCTTCCGGCAGGGGATACAATTTTGGCGAAAATAGCGGGAAGGGACGTATTGACCTTCAATGGTATTCCGTTTCCGGGGCAAAAGGTTATAAGGTATTAATTTTTAATGGTAAAGAGTATGAGGAGATTGATGTAGGGAATCAGACAACCTGGACATCTCTTGGTAAAAAGATATGGCCGACAGAGGAGCAGATTCACCAGGGAGAATATAAGCTTCGCCTCGATGGAAGTGGTGGAGATTTTACCGACAAGCCTGCTGAGGTTTATGCAAATGCAGGTAGTACTGATAGGAATCCGTTTGTCTACTATTTCAAAATACAGGCCTATAATGATAATGGTTCGATATTGACAAATGAAGTTGGAGTCGGAATTCCTGATGGAACCGCACCATCTGAGCCTGAAAATCTTCAGGTAAAGGAACTTGCCAGTGATTTTATGATTAGCTGGAATGCGTCTGTTGACGACCGCTCTGAGATTAGCAGCTATCAGGTGACATTAGAATCACTGAATGGTTATGGATACATTACTCGCAGTACTTCGAATACGGAAATTAAGATCGATGAAGAAAACCTGGTGTACGGCGGGCGGTATAAAATCTCTATAAGAGCAGTTGATGCTAACGGAAATAAATCAGCAGCTGCAATGATTCAAGCTGAGCCAAGATCTCTAAGGGCTTCACAGATTCATGGGTACACCATTCCGTCATATCCGCTTGAAGTGACCAGCACCCCTAGTTTAAAGCTGACAGTTGAAAATACTGGTTATGACGACTGGACTGCAGATAAGGGGTATGAGGTCCGAGTCGAAGGAATTTCAGTCTATGAGCTGCTAGGAGCTCCATTAGATGTGAAGTCGGGTGAGGTAAAAGAGCTTGAAGTGAAACTAATGGGGCCGCTGACGATAGGTGAGACACCAATAAAGTTGGGGATTTTTCATCGGGACCATGGCTGGGTCGGCTCGACTGTCAACAGATCAATGACCTTTATGGATACTACAGCTCCTGAGCTTATTTTAGAATCGCCTGTCAACTATGACACCCTTTATGGAGATGTTTTAATAAAAGGCATCATAAGTGACTATCAGGTAGAGGAATATACGATTTCTTATGGAGCTAGTTCAGATCCTCTTGAGTGGAAAGTTCTTGAAAATGTATCGAATCAAGATGGCACCTTCAGCTTTAATTGGGATACTAGAGGGATTCGGGGTGGAGAGTATTCTTTGAAGGTAGATGCTGTTGATTCCACTGGGAATGAAAAAAGCATCAAACGTAAAGTCTATATCAATCTTCCACCAATGACTCCGCTTGTCAGCCAGGTGACTGATAAGGCGACAACCGTCTCAGGAACGGCGAAGGCCGGTACGAACATCAAGGTATTAAAAGGCGGCGCATTGCTTGGGAGTGCTTCTACGGGTACAAATGGAGTATTCTCTGTCAAAATACCTGTAGCACAGTCAGCGGGCACCGTCCTTCAGGTAACTTCCACAGACGATTATGGGAACGTTAGCTTGCCTCGATCGGTGACCGTCATAGACAAGACACCTCCTCCGGCTCCTAAAGTGAATTCAGTAGGAGACAACATGACTACTGTAACGGGTTCTGGAGAAAAGAGTGCAACTATAAAGGTGTGGAAAGGTTCCTCTGTGATTGGCTCTTCAGCAGTGAAAGCCGATGGAACCTATGTAGTGTCTATCGCCAAGCAACCTGCAGGTATGACTCTATTGGTTACAGCAACAGACAAAGCGTTAAATGTAAGTGCTACAACGAAGATAACGGTCGTTGATAAGACTCCACCAGTGGCACCGAAGGTTAATGTTTTAGGGAACAACTCCACAACCGTTACTGGTACAGCCGAAAAATATGCTGTGATTAAAATAAAGAAGGGCTCTACGGTTATTGCAACAGCCACTGTTAAGGCGGATGGTAAATTTTCAGCCGCAATTTCGAAGCAGAATGCTGGGACGGTACTTTCCGTCACAGCAACTGATAAAGCCGGGAATGTCAGCAGCACTATAAAGACGACCGTCCTGGATAAAATTGCACCAGCAGTTCCGACCGTGAATACAGTCTACTACTATCACACCAGTGTGAAAGGAAAGGCAGAAGCTTATTCCTACATCACTGTGAAAAAAGGGTCAACGGTAATTGGAACAGTTAAAGCAAACTCAAAAGGATACTTCACTGTGAAAATAAAAAAACAAAAACGTGGCACAAAACTTTACGTCACGGCGAAAGATAAAGCGGGTAATAATAGCAAGGCTAGAATCGTAACGATAAAGTAA